In a single window of the Pseudodesulfovibrio profundus genome:
- the mgtA gene encoding magnesium-translocating P-type ATPase, with protein sequence MIKGLFKTAANGSGAQSSTRSSLNDHERRLADLCNAPVQNAIDSLDASLDGLRSKEAEKRLDQYGPNELTHLKRLGFLADMFNRLKSPLVVQLLIIALVSAIIGELKSTVIVSAMIVLSVGLSYILDRRSTSTVDSLGKRVQSRTFVLRDGAETEVRISEIVPGDIVLLQAGSIIPADLRLLAAKDFFVSQSALTGESMPVEKKVDTCATDVQSVMDLPNVCFFGTSVTSGTARGVVVNTGTSTLFGALSERLNEKREETSFDKGVRSFTWLMIRFMLVMVMAVFFIVGLTKGNWLEALLFGLSIAVGLTPEMLPMIVTVNLAKGALTMAGKKVIVKRLPSIQNFGAIDILCTDKTGTLTQDRVVMERHVDILGNSSEDVLSYAYLNSYFQTGLRNLLDRAVLEHADLNVERDCRLVDELPFDFQRRRMSVVVDFEGDHVLICKGAAEEIYQCCTHYQIDEEVYPLIDMIRSDLFEEVEKLNRDGFRVLGIAYREFPRAKKEFTVADEEKLILLGYIAFYDPPKVSAMEAIELMAKAGVQVKVLTGDNGLVTEKVCRDVGLAVGRMVTGSDLAQLPPDDFSKTVQDANVFVKLSPAQKEQIVMALRASGHVVGFMGDGINDAPALKAADVGISVDTAVDVAKEAADIVLLEKNLLVLEEGILEGRKVFANIVKYIRMGASSNFGNMFSVVGASYLLPFLPMLPVQILTNNLLYDFSQTGIPTDRVDEELVDKPLKWNIDNIKRFMVWVGPISSIFDYATFALMWFFFHCSDYLNPATTAVQKESLASLFQTGWFVESLLTQTLIVHIIRTRRIPFFESRASIHMTMTTLLIMAIGAWLPYSPFAADLGMVPLPPIYWAWIGLFLATYAVLTHMVKSWFFNRYGGD encoded by the coding sequence ATGATTAAAGGACTGTTCAAAACCGCCGCAAATGGTTCGGGGGCGCAATCGTCCACCCGGAGCTCTTTGAATGACCATGAACGGAGATTGGCGGATCTCTGTAACGCGCCTGTCCAGAATGCTATCGATTCGCTTGACGCCTCGCTTGACGGGCTGAGATCCAAGGAGGCGGAAAAACGCCTGGACCAGTATGGTCCGAATGAATTGACCCACCTGAAACGCCTGGGTTTCTTGGCCGACATGTTTAACCGGCTCAAAAGCCCGCTGGTTGTTCAACTCCTCATCATCGCCCTGGTTTCGGCGATCATCGGCGAATTGAAATCCACCGTCATCGTCTCAGCGATGATTGTTCTGAGCGTGGGCCTGTCCTACATTCTTGACCGGCGCTCGACCAGTACCGTCGATTCGCTGGGCAAGCGCGTTCAATCCCGCACCTTCGTGCTGAGGGATGGAGCGGAAACCGAGGTCAGGATATCGGAAATCGTTCCTGGCGATATCGTTCTCCTGCAGGCGGGCTCCATCATTCCGGCGGATCTGCGGCTGCTGGCCGCCAAGGACTTCTTCGTCAGTCAGTCCGCGCTCACCGGCGAATCGATGCCTGTTGAAAAAAAGGTGGATACGTGCGCCACGGACGTCCAGTCGGTCATGGATCTGCCGAACGTCTGTTTTTTCGGCACCTCGGTAACCAGCGGCACGGCGCGGGGCGTGGTCGTGAACACCGGGACCAGCACCTTGTTCGGAGCCCTTTCCGAACGGCTGAACGAAAAGCGCGAGGAAACCAGTTTCGACAAGGGTGTTCGTTCCTTCACCTGGTTGATGATTCGCTTCATGCTGGTGATGGTCATGGCGGTCTTTTTCATTGTCGGTCTGACCAAGGGGAACTGGCTTGAGGCGCTGCTGTTCGGCCTCTCCATAGCCGTCGGACTCACCCCCGAGATGCTGCCGATGATCGTCACCGTCAACCTGGCCAAGGGGGCGCTGACCATGGCCGGGAAGAAGGTTATCGTCAAAAGGCTGCCGTCGATCCAGAATTTCGGCGCAATCGATATCCTGTGCACCGACAAGACGGGAACCCTGACCCAGGACCGGGTGGTCATGGAGCGCCACGTCGATATCCTCGGCAACAGCAGCGAGGACGTTCTCAGTTACGCCTATCTCAACAGCTACTTCCAGACCGGGCTGCGCAACCTGCTCGACCGGGCCGTGCTCGAACACGCCGATCTGAACGTGGAACGGGACTGCCGCCTGGTGGATGAATTGCCCTTTGACTTTCAACGCCGCCGGATGTCCGTGGTGGTGGATTTCGAGGGGGATCACGTCCTGATCTGCAAAGGCGCGGCCGAGGAAATCTATCAATGCTGCACTCATTACCAGATCGATGAAGAGGTCTATCCTCTGATCGACATGATTCGCTCCGATCTGTTCGAGGAGGTCGAGAAACTCAATCGCGACGGGTTCAGGGTACTTGGCATCGCCTATCGCGAATTCCCACGGGCCAAAAAGGAGTTCACCGTTGCCGACGAAGAAAAGCTGATCCTGCTCGGCTACATTGCATTTTACGATCCACCCAAGGTATCGGCCATGGAGGCGATTGAGCTCATGGCCAAAGCCGGGGTTCAGGTTAAGGTTCTGACCGGCGACAATGGCCTGGTGACCGAAAAGGTCTGCCGGGATGTGGGGCTCGCCGTGGGCCGGATGGTCACCGGCTCGGATCTGGCTCAGCTTCCGCCGGATGATTTCTCGAAAACGGTCCAGGACGCCAACGTATTCGTCAAGCTGTCGCCCGCGCAGAAAGAGCAGATCGTCATGGCACTGCGCGCTAGCGGCCATGTCGTGGGCTTCATGGGCGACGGCATCAATGACGCGCCCGCGCTGAAGGCGGCGGATGTGGGTATCTCGGTGGATACGGCGGTTGATGTGGCCAAGGAAGCCGCAGACATCGTGCTGCTCGAAAAAAACCTGCTGGTCCTGGAGGAAGGCATCCTCGAGGGTCGGAAGGTTTTCGCGAATATTGTCAAGTACATCCGCATGGGGGCAAGCTCCAATTTCGGCAACATGTTCAGTGTGGTGGGCGCAAGCTATCTGCTGCCTTTCCTGCCGATGCTGCCGGTGCAGATTCTCACCAACAATCTGCTCTACGATTTTTCGCAAACCGGCATCCCCACGGACAGGGTCGACGAGGAACTCGTCGACAAACCCCTGAAATGGAATATCGACAACATCAAGCGTTTCATGGTCTGGGTCGGGCCGATCAGCTCGATATTCGATTACGCCACCTTCGCCCTGATGTGGTTTTTCTTTCATTGCAGCGATTATCTCAACCCTGCAACCACCGCCGTTCAGAAAGAATCGTTGGCAAGCCTCTTTCAAACCGGATGGTTTGTTGAATCCCTGCTGACCCAGACCTTGATTGTCCACATCATCAGGACCAGACGGATACCTTTTTTCGAGAGCAGGGCTTCGATCCACATGACCATGACTACCCTGCTCATCATGGCCATCGGTGCGTGGCTGCCGTACTCGCCCTTTGCCGCTGACCTGGGGATGGTCCCGCTGCCGCCGATCTATTGGGCCTGGATAGGGCTGTTCCTTGCCACGTACGCCGTTCTGACCCACATGGTAAAGAGCTGGTTTTTCAACCGATATGGAGGTGATTGA
- a CDS encoding DNA adenine methylase: MELFATDLERLAFLLEADAALTLDPDALGTEAAEQSAPEELPPEKRPKYITNYIGSKQKLVDWIWKHTPEGVGTVLDAFSGSAVVAYMYKTKGLQVIANDRLRYCHHAARAIIENNSVRLSEDEIEALMADNAKAGSFVQDNFKGIFFAKGVHALIDTIRANCDKLSGIKKDIALFGLGKTCMSGKGGFGHFSSSTDYGRRKDTPEEFKERLRKNLQRINALVFDNGKENKAHRHDINDLLPKAKADLAYFDPPYATEFSTTNYERAYHFVEGLMTYWDGLEIKADTKVKYYETDHKTVTKSNASEFFQTFLGNAKHIRHWLISYRDHAYPNEQEMKKIIGSFGKQSQMKSKDHHYVITSRHGDASNAKERLFVCIPGSTAKAEQEMKPVPLAAAANFHTSIPVDIRLGEAERLSAEGMDVGAPGDPQFSFVLCRTGTNKNGDHFTADELSGRHMTAVNKKVDLQHSQEFNDIVGGVVAADYLEDDNGGRVECVGELYVHDTPAARLAYKLMKRGIISQVSMECDYQEGECSVCHKRFQNKADYCTHLRKFKGRDFNGQPVFEILQGVTFTGLGLLDRKGADENARILQVASIQSQPDQSQHEGDSTMEDKNKPNDDPAAKTESDAAKKKPVQQETDPARVSDLEKENRQLKAQVAELQKRVQELEAEQKAAACRSRAKKLLTRLVEKQGLSFASEADRDAELKRLAELSDEAFTATEAAYERLPKSAKEEKLAASDPGDKPAAKASTEQPLRSDAGVRPHDVDDRKVSLEDRLRDGFMAAYRNRVGEDSPEHSEHNA; encoded by the coding sequence ATGGAACTGTTCGCCACAGACCTGGAAAGGCTGGCGTTTCTACTGGAGGCCGATGCGGCGTTGACTCTCGATCCCGATGCGCTTGGGACCGAGGCCGCCGAACAGTCCGCTCCTGAAGAGCTCCCTCCCGAGAAACGCCCCAAGTACATCACCAACTACATCGGCAGTAAGCAGAAGCTCGTCGACTGGATCTGGAAGCATACCCCGGAAGGCGTTGGCACCGTGCTCGACGCCTTTTCGGGGTCTGCGGTCGTGGCCTACATGTACAAGACCAAGGGCCTCCAGGTCATCGCCAACGACCGGCTGCGCTACTGCCACCACGCCGCCAGGGCGATCATCGAGAACAACTCGGTTCGCCTGAGCGAGGACGAAATTGAAGCGCTCATGGCCGACAACGCCAAGGCTGGCAGCTTCGTTCAGGACAATTTCAAGGGGATCTTTTTTGCCAAAGGCGTCCATGCTCTGATCGATACGATCCGCGCCAACTGCGACAAACTCTCCGGCATCAAAAAGGACATCGCCCTGTTTGGCCTGGGCAAGACCTGCATGAGCGGCAAAGGTGGTTTCGGGCATTTTTCATCCTCGACCGATTACGGTCGACGCAAGGACACGCCCGAGGAATTCAAAGAGCGTCTGCGCAAAAACCTGCAACGCATCAACGCCCTGGTCTTTGACAACGGCAAGGAGAACAAGGCTCACCGTCACGACATCAACGACCTGCTGCCGAAAGCCAAGGCGGATCTGGCCTATTTCGACCCGCCCTACGCCACCGAATTTTCCACCACCAATTACGAGCGAGCCTACCACTTCGTGGAGGGGCTCATGACCTATTGGGACGGCCTCGAGATCAAGGCCGACACCAAGGTCAAGTATTACGAGACCGACCACAAGACGGTCACCAAGAGTAATGCCAGCGAGTTTTTCCAGACCTTTCTCGGCAATGCCAAGCACATCCGACACTGGCTGATCTCCTACCGCGATCACGCTTATCCGAATGAGCAGGAGATGAAGAAAATCATCGGTTCATTCGGCAAGCAAAGCCAGATGAAATCGAAAGATCACCATTACGTCATCACCTCCCGGCACGGAGATGCCTCGAACGCCAAGGAACGGCTGTTCGTCTGCATCCCCGGCTCAACAGCCAAAGCGGAGCAAGAGATGAAACCGGTGCCGCTGGCCGCTGCCGCGAACTTCCACACCAGTATTCCCGTGGACATTCGCTTGGGTGAGGCGGAACGCTTGAGCGCCGAGGGTATGGATGTCGGGGCACCGGGCGACCCCCAGTTCAGTTTCGTGCTCTGCCGCACCGGCACCAACAAAAACGGCGATCACTTCACTGCCGATGAACTCTCCGGACGGCACATGACAGCCGTAAACAAGAAGGTCGATCTGCAGCACTCTCAGGAGTTCAACGATATCGTGGGTGGTGTCGTCGCCGCCGATTATCTGGAAGACGACAACGGCGGCCGGGTGGAATGCGTCGGGGAGCTTTATGTCCACGACACCCCGGCGGCTCGACTCGCTTACAAGCTGATGAAGCGCGGGATCATCTCCCAGGTTTCCATGGAATGTGACTACCAGGAAGGCGAATGTTCGGTCTGCCACAAACGCTTCCAAAACAAGGCCGACTACTGCACGCACCTGCGCAAGTTCAAGGGTCGTGATTTCAACGGCCAACCCGTCTTCGAAATTCTGCAGGGTGTCACCTTTACCGGACTGGGCTTGCTCGACCGCAAGGGTGCGGATGAGAACGCCCGAATTCTGCAGGTAGCATCGATTCAGAGCCAACCCGACCAATCCCAACACGAAGGAGATTCCACGATGGAAGACAAAAACAAACCCAACGATGACCCGGCCGCCAAGACTGAATCAGACGCGGCCAAGAAAAAACCGGTGCAGCAAGAGACCGACCCGGCCCGTGTTTCCGACCTGGAAAAGGAAAACCGGCAGCTCAAAGCCCAGGTGGCCGAGCTGCAGAAACGCGTCCAGGAACTGGAGGCTGAGCAAAAAGCCGCCGCCTGCCGTTCCCGGGCGAAGAAGCTCCTGACCCGTCTGGTGGAGAAGCAAGGACTCTCCTTTGCCTCCGAGGCGGACCGTGACGCCGAACTCAAGCGACTCGCGGAACTTTCCGACGAAGCCTTCACCGCCACTGAGGCGGCCTACGAGCGCCTGCCCAAATCGGCCAAGGAGGAGAAACTCGCCGCCAGCGACCCGGGGGACAAGCCCGCCGCCAAAGCATCGACGGAACAACCGCTGCGCAGCGACGCTGGTGTCCGTCCCCACGATGTGGATGACCGCAAGGTGTCGCTCGAGGATCGTCTGCGCGACGGGTTCATGGCCGCTTACCGCAACCGTGTCGGCGAGGACTCTCCCGAACACTCGGAACACAACGCATAA
- a CDS encoding HK97-fold major capsid protein: MKTNQLKIHSQEYMETMARLMSEALESPEGMRALAAAIAAPIEQEIKRKEISSLLLTKHTLPKGERPVYQKKPTVKAHWISKDGDAQEQEVGKDEVEFPTNRIHSNPMVDVSVLKNGNIGTLMDIQTSAADAIRKEMDRRTISVLSSAIPASNIIEVTGDVLTEEALNEAISIIEDLELSVKYIVMRGRRFNDMRGWNLDPQTKLELRQKGVIKNYGTGGILLTASMPLDEIIIVPDEEVGKMPVRENLKTESIDQKTRFKTGWLVWSEIGQGITRPDVMAKIKLVP, from the coding sequence ATGAAAACCAATCAGTTGAAGATTCATTCCCAGGAATACATGGAAACCATGGCGCGGCTCATGAGCGAGGCTCTCGAGTCGCCGGAAGGCATGCGGGCATTGGCCGCCGCCATTGCCGCGCCTATCGAACAGGAGATCAAGCGCAAGGAGATCTCCTCGCTGTTGCTCACCAAGCACACGCTACCCAAGGGCGAACGGCCGGTCTACCAGAAGAAACCGACCGTCAAGGCCCACTGGATCAGCAAGGATGGCGACGCCCAGGAGCAGGAGGTGGGCAAGGACGAGGTCGAGTTCCCCACCAACCGTATCCACTCCAATCCGATGGTGGATGTTTCCGTCCTCAAGAATGGCAACATCGGCACGCTGATGGACATCCAGACCAGCGCCGCCGACGCCATCCGCAAGGAGATGGACCGCCGTACCATCTCGGTGTTGTCCTCGGCCATCCCGGCGTCCAACATCATCGAGGTCACCGGTGACGTGCTCACCGAAGAGGCGCTGAACGAGGCCATCTCGATCATCGAGGACCTGGAGCTTTCGGTGAAGTACATCGTCATGCGCGGCCGCCGGTTCAACGACATGCGCGGCTGGAATCTCGATCCCCAGACCAAGCTCGAGCTGCGTCAGAAGGGTGTCATCAAAAACTACGGCACCGGCGGCATTCTGCTGACCGCCTCCATGCCGTTGGACGAGATCATCATCGTCCCGGATGAAGAGGTCGGAAAGATGCCGGTTCGCGAGAACCTGAAGACGGAGTCCATCGACCAGAAGACCCGCTTTAAAACCGGTTGGCTGGTGTGGTCCGAGATCGGCCAGGGCATTACCCGTCCCGACGTCATGGCCAAAATCAAACTGGTTCCATAA